In a genomic window of Mesoplasma tabanidae:
- the tyrS gene encoding tyrosine--tRNA ligase — MNIIKELEWRGLVKQITNEERLLKAQNDGAAVYCGFDPTADSLHVGHLMMIVTLKRFDQAGFQAIGLIGGGTGMIGDPSFKADERKLQSDEQVKYHATAIQNQLLSIIPDVKFANNADWLGKMSLIDFLRDVGKDFNISYLLNKDSIATRISTGLSVTEFSYTMLQAYDFYNLYTNHNCKVQIGGSDQWGNITSGTDYISTRLGSANTEAAGFTIPLLTKSDGQKFGKTESGAVWLDANKTSVYDFYQFWINQDDNDCVKMLKFLTFLSQEEIAKLEIKHKEAPHLRSMQKILASEVTKFVHGEKELNKAIKLTEAFFNGNILTLDEELLELAIKSIPTVELEKATTAIDAIIKVNAATSKREAREFINSNAISFNDVIVSDESMILSETKLIKNNKIIVKKGKKKYYLLKIK, encoded by the coding sequence ATGAATATAATTAAAGAACTAGAATGACGTGGACTAGTAAAACAAATCACTAATGAAGAAAGATTATTAAAGGCACAAAATGATGGTGCTGCAGTTTATTGTGGTTTTGACCCAACTGCTGATTCATTACATGTAGGTCATTTAATGATGATAGTAACACTTAAAAGATTTGATCAAGCTGGTTTTCAGGCTATTGGATTAATAGGTGGTGGTACTGGAATGATAGGAGACCCATCTTTTAAAGCAGATGAGAGAAAATTGCAGAGTGATGAGCAAGTCAAATACCATGCTACAGCAATTCAAAATCAACTTTTAAGTATAATACCTGATGTAAAATTTGCTAATAATGCTGATTGATTAGGCAAAATGTCATTGATTGATTTTTTAAGAGACGTAGGAAAAGATTTTAATATTAGTTATTTATTAAACAAGGATTCAATTGCGACTAGAATTAGTACTGGTTTGTCTGTAACAGAATTTTCATATACTATGTTACAAGCTTATGACTTTTATAATTTGTATACTAATCATAATTGTAAGGTACAAATAGGTGGAAGCGATCAGTGAGGAAATATTACAAGTGGAACTGATTATATTTCAACAAGGCTTGGATCAGCAAATACTGAAGCAGCCGGATTTACAATCCCTTTGCTTACAAAATCAGATGGCCAAAAATTTGGTAAAACAGAATCAGGAGCAGTTTGATTAGATGCTAATAAAACAAGTGTATATGACTTTTACCAATTTTGAATTAATCAAGATGACAATGATTGTGTAAAAATGCTAAAATTTTTAACATTCTTATCACAAGAAGAAATTGCAAAATTGGAAATAAAACATAAAGAAGCCCCACATTTAAGATCAATGCAAAAAATATTGGCATCTGAAGTTACCAAATTTGTTCATGGAGAAAAAGAACTGAATAAAGCTATTAAATTAACTGAAGCTTTTTTTAATGGTAATATTTTAACTTTAGATGAAGAACTTTTAGAGTTGGCAATTAAATCAATACCAACAGTTGAATTAGAGAAAGCAACTACAGCAATTGATGCAATTATAAAAGTCAATGCTGCAACTTCAAAAAGGGAAGCAAGAGAGTTTATTAATTCAAATGCTATTTCATTCAATGATGTTATAGTCTCTGATGAAAGTATGATTTTGTCAGAAACTAAATTAATTAAAAATAATAAAATAATTGTTAAAAAAGGTAAGAAAAAATATTATTTATTAAAAATAAAATAA